CTTGGAAACTCTATaatgaaaactatttttaacaggtttctttttaatgatgAATTTATTACCTATCAACAAGTGAAGCAAATGGTTGTACAGCTAATGATGAAcccaatattattaataaatcagcCTTTACAAAATCAGTTTGCAAATatctataaaatttttcagGAAGCGATTCcccaaaaaatacaatatcaGGTTTCACTACGCCTGGACAATCTTCACATATTGGAACATctattgtaaaaattttgtctaaaaatttaaaatatttattaaaaaatctaatatacaaaattcaaagcatgtttattattaaataagtttaCCTTTCATCCATTCCTGAGAATACTCCTTATTACATTCAAGACAATGGCCTTGATTAAAAGTTCCGTGGGCTTCCACTAATTTTTCATCAGGTATTCCAGCTACCCTTTCTAACGTATCAATATTTTGAGTATAATGCCTCAACAAAATACCTTTattgtttaacatttttataaaataatgacaAACAGTTGGTTTAAAAGTTCCCGGATATAACTCTTTGGCTAGTTCGAAAAATGGTCGAggatttttgtgaaaaaagtCCAATTCAAAAATAGCCTGTGGATGTggtaaattatatttttgtaaattgtgATAAAGGCCATAAACGGGAGAACGAAAATCTGGTATTCCAGCAGCTACAAGCAATACCATACTTATTATatacatttcaaattattattaagtaaaaTTACATGTTGATATCCCCGCTCCAGCCATTGTAATAATCTTTTTACATTTATCACTTTTTATATATTCAACAATACCATCTAATGTAAATTCAGATAAAACCTGCTTTAAACGAAAcataatcaaattataaatactCTATATTGTTGAAAACCACCTTATTCTTTGAAGATTCCTCGTCATCATCAGATAATCCTAATTTGGAAGCCAAATATTTTCTGATATAACCCATTCCTGTCGCTTCGCTAGTACCTGGTGTTTCTTCTTCTGAATCATCATCGAGATGACTTTTTGAGCCTATACAACACATCAGtttcaaacacatcaattccTTTGCGGAATATCTTTATACAATGAGGTTATACAAactcttattaaaaaatatctttattggGAAAGTAATGGTGACGCTTTCGAATAGTTTAAGTTTCAGCttattgtttatatatttGCTTACCATCTTTTTCTTCCGATGACatcgtttatttatattattttagtgTGATtgtagattaaatttatgatctGACAGTATTTGACAGCATCAACCACATGTGTGAAGTTAGCTATTTTTTACTCGTTAGTAAAGATATTGATAGATGTCACTCGAAtagattttcaaatttgaatcaattacactttttatcaaaattgtagctatatttaattttgtgttataatcaaagtttccttttatatttatttatattgtaaaaaaacgattattatgaaacaaagaatatgttgttttttttaacaatatggGATTGTtcgtataaaaataataaataataacccACATTGTTGTGTTTTTGTGTCAACTAtgtgcaaaaatgttatttttaaaaataacgtttacaaataaaaaatcaaaataaatggccttttatttatttacattaattattagCGTTTTATTGTTGAATGATTTAGATGAAAAGgttattcaaataaaactcattgaaaatataaaattaacgatAGAAACAAGTATAATTAGCAGAGTAACACTTTGACATCAAACTTAAAACTGAgacaatttcattaaaacagCTGCGATTACTTTAGATGTTGTTGTGGAGGAATTTAAGACGTACACCCActgaaaaattagaaaatcacAAATTACTCAAGAAGGGtagaacaaattttaaatattcccACTGTAAGTGGTGTGGCACTACAATAGTCTTGAACATGTTTTTGCTGTTCGTGTTACCCTTCAACGGcaagaaattatattaaaacttgGTTTTAAAAGTCGATATGCTGTTGGAAAATCATTCATACGTaggattaataaacaaaaccgGTTTGCATTTGTAAAAAATGGCAAAATAAGGATATTAACTTCTGCATGGAAAATGGTAATTTTCACATATGAGTCTAAActcaatataaaaatatcgaCTGGACGAGTAAGAATTTGGCGAGAGAAAAACAATAGGTATCAGATTGTATGGATATAGGCCATATAATCTGATACCTACCTTCAAACGTTTGGTTTTTCAGCGGCATTagttttaaatcttcattttatagatttattgtaacgaataattataatatactATTGTAACTCGTTTGACAGAATATTGACTGCGAAAGAGTAATgtaaacattttgaaaaaaaattgaccaATGTGCAGAAAAACTGGGATGTTTGCgagattttattattcaacGGGATAATGATTCAGAACATACCGCGCTAGATTCTAAACTTTCGATCATATGCAACTGTTCAAAGCACCTCAAAATATCATCACAAAGCGCAGATCTTAATCCTATTATCAATAttcaagaagaaattgaaatattgCGATATTAGAAACGTAATTGTACAGGGTGCCCAAATTTCGAtaggtttgcagggtatctcagttattatgaaagatagaaagttgcggctttcgcgaatttttatagccctcttcgtttttgatatgagggagtgtttcaaaatatatattatattatttaaaattcaaaatattatggaaaaaaaataaatatcggTTGATGTTCGCCATTTAATAGAAATGAGGGAAAATTATATAGTGAAATTGCTAAAACTGTTCGCAAAAGTCAAGCAACAAtccaaacaattttaaaaaaatttaatttaaatggaaatgtattaaataagCCACGCATTGGTCGTCCAAGAGTTTTAAATCTAGGTGATACCCGAAGAATTTTAAAACGGGTGAAAGAAAATCCCAGAACAAGTGCTCCTCAACTGGCAGAAGAAATTCAACAAGCTACCCATAAAGTCTTGCATCCACAAACTGTACGTAGAGTGTTAAGATTTAATGGTCGAGTTCCACAAAGAAAACCTTTGATTTCCCAACAAAACAAGGAGAAAAGGATtcaatttgctaaaaaataTCTTGTAAGTGACTTTGAATTTTGGAAACAGTTCTGTTTACTGAAAGTAAGtataatattttcgtatcGGATGCCAGAGGAAAAATTTGGCGGAAGGCAAACCAAGaaatgaaatcaaaaaaattgctCCCAACCGTTAAACATAGTGGATGGTCGGTAATGGTTTGGGGCTCGATGGCGGCTTCTGGGCTAggaaattagatttttattgACAGTATCATGGACCATAGACGGTATTTGGAAATATTGCAAggcaatttgaaaaatcagcAGAGCGCTTAGGGCTTGGAAATCAGTGGGTCTTCCAATAAGACAGCGACCCTAAGCATACCGCTTATGTTATGTGAGAATGGATTCTTTATAACGTACCAAACCAACTACATTCACCGCCCCAATCGCCCGATCTCAACCCTATTGAGCACATTTGGGATCAGGTAGAACGAAGAGtccgtaaatacaatgttaaaaataagcaATCGTTAAAAGATGCGCTAAAGAAAGTTTGGGCTGAAATACCAGTCAGTGTAACTGAGAATCTTGTTCTTTCTATGCTAAGACGACTCCAGGCAGTTCAGGATTTGCAAGGTGGATATTAAAATAACactacaaaatattaaaatttttgtatttgactatgattaatttaataattacaagTTTTATACATGTTTATGTAGACTTTTGTGAGctgttaattttagtttaaatttttttccttagattgtattatcataaaatagtTATGATGTTTCAAAATTGTCTACATTCAGgtagtaataaatatttttaaaacagaaTGTTCAATAATATGATGTATTATTTAACGGAGTGAATTTACTATGTAGACTTTTGTGACTAATTGTAGTTTCGTTGTGGaaaatttatgacattttCTGATTTCTAGTGACATTTTCAGTAATTCGATGATTGAGGTTAAGAAACGAATATATACCGggtgtttaatttaaaatgacatacTTAAATGACatgcttatatctcaaaaacaaaaactcaaATCGAAACAAGTTTcaagtaaacattttttggtgaGAAGGACACATTGCACAGATGAACAGAAATTTCAGGGTTGCCTAAAGGCCCTTCTGacgtcatttttattttttcaaatggcacatatacttttttctttcaacgtGTTGAACAACTTGACAAACTgattattttttccttaaaaaatttttttcttaaactcTCCGTTGtgaagataaaaacaaaaaaaaataaaataacatgtttCAAAATGTAATATGTGCGCTAACTTGCACATGGGATAAAAATTTCAAGCGAAAAAATCATTGTGATCAAAGCAAAAATGGAGCAATTCTTTACTCCACAGAAAATTCAGATGGTGTTAGCTTACGGTGAAAGTCGTGAAAATTTCGCTGAGGCCCATCGCATTTATGTTCGAAAATTTCCTGGAGAAAGAGCGCCTTGTCCTAAAACTTTATATCGAATAGTTACAAAATTTCAGGCATTTCGTTAACGagtgtacaggtgtcccaatttcgatgtccgcataggctatctccgaaactaaaagagatagaacaAAAGTaacttacatgtcatgatatcgtttttcgagaaaatgatAATggcgaaaactccgaacagctatcgtcttttgttttcgccctatcggcaaaaactgaaaatgttgcgaaaacgacattcgcgaatatctcacttattatcaaagatggagtattataaataaaacattatatgggcaactttttacgaagaattcagtggcgtaggtagaattttcttcccatcttttattttcgagattttagacgtaactttattttttttaatggaaaccatagttggctatgacctaaaataatttattattttcttctgataacaaatatatatagcttatggggtatatttcttatagttattgaataattaacaaaaattcattttgttctatctaaaactaatgtatgtatttaaaagttaatgttgctatgatGATAACCATATATACTATGATGTcatataatgtatcaaataattgcttaagtttgtatttaaaaattcgataacaactctggcattatgtgctggtacgaagcaccagcatgttaagtatcaaagtataacaaaactgaataaaactttacaatgaatttcgaaaattatgaaaaatgtaacatgatgctatatgttatcagataagaatgcgacgttagccgcggaattatatttcataaGGTAAccggaaagaagacaa
This genomic stretch from Onthophagus taurus isolate NC chromosome 7, IU_Otau_3.0, whole genome shotgun sequence harbors:
- the LOC111415246 gene encoding NAD-dependent protein deacetylase sirtuin-2, whose product is MSSEEKDGSKSHLDDDSEEETPGTSEATGMGYIRKYLASKLGLSDDDEESSKNKVLSEFTLDGIVEYIKSDKCKKIITMAGAGISTSAGIPDFRSPVYGLYHNLQKYNLPHPQAIFELDFFHKNPRPFFELAKELYPGTFKPTVCHYFIKMLNNKGILLRHYTQNIDTLERVAGIPDEKLVEAHGTFNQGHCLECNKEYSQEWMKDKIFTIDVPICEDCPGVVKPDIVFFGESLPEKFYRYLQTDFVKADLLIILGSSLAVQPFASLVDRVSKECPRLLINREKAGQRSGLMAIMGVGGGLEFDSSKNTRDVCWLGDCDDGCLLLAEKLGWKEELLALYDQELSENDKEDGEKKEDEKRELDRNKREEEIKEDDNKKSIGGENSNKL